The following coding sequences are from one Xiphophorus couchianus chromosome 7, X_couchianus-1.0, whole genome shotgun sequence window:
- the ikzf2 gene encoding zinc finger protein Helios isoform X1 — protein sequence MVHLCQTRLLLETQENVTSEEMEMETSEDYSTSNGQCSSGKEDSRMVVDMSPPNVPAHPLGPNSPNEVAIKQEEDLVEDGDNSSTAPEEMGHPGDEGATPEESTTSSPHNGQDGSGPNAPSDAGIRQQNGDRPFQCNQCGVSFTQKGNLLRHIKLHTGEKPFKCPFCSYACRRRDALTGHLRTHAVGKPHKCNFCGRSYKQRTSLEEHKERCHSYLSLDPGAHTGPYTGDVPKGGMAEAGSMPAFDRPPVIERLPTNVGKRKSTTPQKFVGEKLRYSYPDIGYHEMRLKYENHPELIPPHMMDQAINNAMTYLGSDTLRPMLHHPGPSVSMADVVPIVNPLYHHVLPFSQQPERPGNCETLPPHPPQSQEFPSHPTSNGATSLTRQNKQPQASQEESASNSGVDSADSARSSPQERQGYLNSSAAAVLRSRASPAVGSGERVIDASPRSGTGVGTGMMRVATERPVGHEGVRVFARDGHELRAFQCEHCRLLFLDHVMYTIHMGCHGYRDPLECNICGHRSKDRYEFSSHIVRGEHTFH from the exons atggttCATCTGTGTCAAACAAGATTGCTACTAGAAACGCAAGAAAATGT aaCCTCTGAAGAAATGGAAATGGAAACTTCTGAAGACTATTCTACTA GTAACGGCCAATGCTCTTCCGGCAAGGAGGACTCGAGAATGGTGGTGGATATGTCACCACCTAATGTACCAGCACATCCCCTGGGTCCTAattcccccaatg aAGTGGCTATAAAGCAAGAGGAAGATCTGGTGGAAGATGGTGACAACAGCAGCACAGCACCTGAAGAAATGGGTCACCCAGGAGATGAAGGAGCAACACCGGAGGAATCTACGACTAGCAGCCCACACAATGGACAAGATGGGTCTGGACCAAATGCACCATCAGATGCAGGGATTCGACAGCAAAATG GTGACAGGCCTTTCCAGTGCAACCAGTGCGGTGTATCGTTCACCCAGAAGGGGAACCTGTTGCGACACATTAAGCTGCACACAGGTGAAAAACCCTTCAAGTGCCCCTTCTGCAGCTATGCTTGCCGACGCCGTGATGCCCTCACTGGCCATCTTCGTACTCATGCTG TTGGCAAACCACACAAGTGCAACTTCTGTGGACGGAGTTACAAACAACGGACATCTCTGGAGGAGCACAAAGAGCGTTGTCACAGTTACCTCAGCTTGGATCCTGGTGCCCACACAGGCCCTTACACAG GTGACGTTCCAAAGGGGGGCATGGCTGAGGCCGGCAGTATGCCAGCCTTCGATCGGCCACCTGTCATTGAAAGACTGCCCACTAACGTTGGCAAGAGGAAGAGCACTACACCTCAAAAATTTGTGG gaGAAAAGCTTCGCTACAGCTACCCTGATATCGGCTATCATGAGATGCGCTTGAAATATGAAAATCATCCTGAATTGATACCACCCCACATGATGGACCAGGCTATCAACAATGCCATGACATACTTGGGATCAGATACCCTCCGTCCTATGCTCCACCATCCAGGTCCATCTGTATCTATGGCTGACGTTGTTCCCATTGTCAATCCCCTGTATCACCATGTTCTACCATTTAGCCAGCAACCAGAGCGTCCAGGAAACTGCGAAACACTTCCACCACATCCACCCCAATCCCAAGAGTTTCCCAGCCACCCCACTTCGAATGGCGCTACGTCCTTAACTCGGCAGAACAAGCAACCTCAGGCATCACAGGAGGAATCAGCAAGCAACAGTGGCGTTGATTCGGCTGACTCGGCTCGAAGCAGCCCTCAGGAAAGGCAGGGCTACCTGAACTCCAGCGCAGCTGCAGTCCTCAGGTCACGAGCCAGTCCAGCTGTGGGCTCTGGTGAGCGAGTTATTGATGCGTCACCCAGGAGTGGGACAGGAGTGGGAACAGGGATGATGCGTGTGGCAACAGAGCGGCCAGTGGGCCATGAAGGGGTGCGGGTGTTCGCTCGAGACGGCCATGAGCTGCGAGCCTTTCAGTGTGAGCACTGTCGACTGCTCTTTCTGGACCACGTCATGTACACCATCCACATGGGTTGCCACGGTTACAGAGATCCCCTGGAGTGCAACATCTGTGGTCACCGAAGCAAAGATCGCTATGAGTTCTCTTCACACATAGTTCGAGGGGAGCACACTTTCCattaa
- the ikzf2 gene encoding zinc finger protein Helios isoform X2, with protein MEMETSEDYSTSNGQCSSGKEDSRMVVDMSPPNVPAHPLGPNSPNEVAIKQEEDLVEDGDNSSTAPEEMGHPGDEGATPEESTTSSPHNGQDGSGPNAPSDAGIRQQNGDRPFQCNQCGVSFTQKGNLLRHIKLHTGEKPFKCPFCSYACRRRDALTGHLRTHAVGKPHKCNFCGRSYKQRTSLEEHKERCHSYLSLDPGAHTGPYTGDVPKGGMAEAGSMPAFDRPPVIERLPTNVGKRKSTTPQKFVGEKLRYSYPDIGYHEMRLKYENHPELIPPHMMDQAINNAMTYLGSDTLRPMLHHPGPSVSMADVVPIVNPLYHHVLPFSQQPERPGNCETLPPHPPQSQEFPSHPTSNGATSLTRQNKQPQASQEESASNSGVDSADSARSSPQERQGYLNSSAAAVLRSRASPAVGSGERVIDASPRSGTGVGTGMMRVATERPVGHEGVRVFARDGHELRAFQCEHCRLLFLDHVMYTIHMGCHGYRDPLECNICGHRSKDRYEFSSHIVRGEHTFH; from the exons ATGGAAATGGAAACTTCTGAAGACTATTCTACTA GTAACGGCCAATGCTCTTCCGGCAAGGAGGACTCGAGAATGGTGGTGGATATGTCACCACCTAATGTACCAGCACATCCCCTGGGTCCTAattcccccaatg aAGTGGCTATAAAGCAAGAGGAAGATCTGGTGGAAGATGGTGACAACAGCAGCACAGCACCTGAAGAAATGGGTCACCCAGGAGATGAAGGAGCAACACCGGAGGAATCTACGACTAGCAGCCCACACAATGGACAAGATGGGTCTGGACCAAATGCACCATCAGATGCAGGGATTCGACAGCAAAATG GTGACAGGCCTTTCCAGTGCAACCAGTGCGGTGTATCGTTCACCCAGAAGGGGAACCTGTTGCGACACATTAAGCTGCACACAGGTGAAAAACCCTTCAAGTGCCCCTTCTGCAGCTATGCTTGCCGACGCCGTGATGCCCTCACTGGCCATCTTCGTACTCATGCTG TTGGCAAACCACACAAGTGCAACTTCTGTGGACGGAGTTACAAACAACGGACATCTCTGGAGGAGCACAAAGAGCGTTGTCACAGTTACCTCAGCTTGGATCCTGGTGCCCACACAGGCCCTTACACAG GTGACGTTCCAAAGGGGGGCATGGCTGAGGCCGGCAGTATGCCAGCCTTCGATCGGCCACCTGTCATTGAAAGACTGCCCACTAACGTTGGCAAGAGGAAGAGCACTACACCTCAAAAATTTGTGG gaGAAAAGCTTCGCTACAGCTACCCTGATATCGGCTATCATGAGATGCGCTTGAAATATGAAAATCATCCTGAATTGATACCACCCCACATGATGGACCAGGCTATCAACAATGCCATGACATACTTGGGATCAGATACCCTCCGTCCTATGCTCCACCATCCAGGTCCATCTGTATCTATGGCTGACGTTGTTCCCATTGTCAATCCCCTGTATCACCATGTTCTACCATTTAGCCAGCAACCAGAGCGTCCAGGAAACTGCGAAACACTTCCACCACATCCACCCCAATCCCAAGAGTTTCCCAGCCACCCCACTTCGAATGGCGCTACGTCCTTAACTCGGCAGAACAAGCAACCTCAGGCATCACAGGAGGAATCAGCAAGCAACAGTGGCGTTGATTCGGCTGACTCGGCTCGAAGCAGCCCTCAGGAAAGGCAGGGCTACCTGAACTCCAGCGCAGCTGCAGTCCTCAGGTCACGAGCCAGTCCAGCTGTGGGCTCTGGTGAGCGAGTTATTGATGCGTCACCCAGGAGTGGGACAGGAGTGGGAACAGGGATGATGCGTGTGGCAACAGAGCGGCCAGTGGGCCATGAAGGGGTGCGGGTGTTCGCTCGAGACGGCCATGAGCTGCGAGCCTTTCAGTGTGAGCACTGTCGACTGCTCTTTCTGGACCACGTCATGTACACCATCCACATGGGTTGCCACGGTTACAGAGATCCCCTGGAGTGCAACATCTGTGGTCACCGAAGCAAAGATCGCTATGAGTTCTCTTCACACATAGTTCGAGGGGAGCACACTTTCCattaa